Within Colias croceus chromosome 27, ilColCroc2.1, the genomic segment atagagATTTTTACTCATATCAGTACTGTAAGACCTGaatgcttgattttttttgcacTGACTAAAGACAATCCAGgcacattataaaaaaaaaacatttgttaGGTTTTCTCTTTCATTCTTATTCAACATTGTTCCTATAGTTTCGTCCCTGTCGACGCTATGATTCGAGATTCGACTACGGtatgacaataaaataaaacgcagtagtatttttttatttgaatggtgcgattttaataaatacacagTAAGGgattaaatttcatacaattttgtaCGTTATGACGAataaaagacgtgtggcattcggggactgccgcggtaaagctattgcattatgcatagcatgccttcaagccacacctccacccgtcggagtggggagcgtgaggttttttcgttacgcaatttctcgatgcggtccccgcgctcaaggcccgcgatagaagctatgcaatagcttaaaactgaaaaaaccAGTTGTTAATGACTCGAGGAGTTAACAGGAAAAACGATGGGAGTTCGTACATAACTTCCGATGTCACAGTAAATATGAGCCATATTGATGCCCATCCACATCAATTTGTCTCAATTGAATATATCAAATATGTCCTTCAATTGAGCATAGCGTATCTGGAACACATATCGATAATGTATTCGTTTTACACACGCCTCGCGCTGTATCATAAATGAAATGTTCAAACAAATTATGCGGTTATGTTCTTGTGTTATTCATgatgtaatattatagtgGATAATTGGAATTATAGGTActtcaataaattatgtatgcaggcagcatattttcaaatgaactTTTGGCTTCGTAccttaaattatgaaaaaaaaaatcttgtgagttttctatgaaaatacctacctacccaaTTTCGCTATTGGATAAATCTGCTGCCATTTTCCTTAAATTTACTCTAAATCATTCAAGGTGCATTATTTggtatcaaaatttatttattatcaatatatttGGTATCAGAATTGAATAATcgctataaattatatgtaatcgcctttgttttgttttgtattcagttattatattttaattttcattttaaaaatccaAGACTATTGTAAAAAGAATACTAAAAGTATATCTAAATATTAGTCtgggatacatcgcccatttttgcgagtgattactatcaagctaattttccgtgagtagctttattttgatgagacgcccaataatttcctgAACggaactctcgattgtggtagctaacagaggtaacaaggataaaatatgTCGATTctatggttctcaaatatttattactaactgatttttttttgttcaatctcaagataattatctaaattattcgaaaaaatatttgtcctacaaaatctatggtttgatCAAAGAGTCCCCTCTTTCCAatgtgtatcgataacgaggtcatcataaatgattactaaccagctgatttttttttgttcacttaggtaatatttatataattcaacagacatattgtcatACAAATTGCGTGGTACGTTATCCCGGTCCTACGCTAAAAAGTTGTAGTACAGACccttgatataaaaataattactatcaAGCTGAATCTTCGTGAATAGCTTCGTTTCGATGAGTCGCCCAACTATTTCCTATGCGAAAATTCTcaattgtggtagctaacagaggtAGCAATGATACAATATCTCGATttgattattttcaaaaatttaaaagatgttagaaaaattaataatcgtcgatttaaattcaacaaaaaattgaaaaaaaaaattgtgttgcTTGGGTTAaacataaatgaaatttatgcCAAGCTTGGAGATCAATTATCTTGTTCACTCGCCATATGCCATATTTTTACAGGGAATGATTACAATCCTGCTTTCTTTCGTAAAGGAAAAAAGAAATCTTTCAgtattttaaagcaaaatgaaaattttcaaGAGGCTTTTATTCAACTTTtacgaattaaaaatacagaatTAACAACAACGAATGAGGTAGTTCAAATTATTGAAGAGTATGTATGCAGAAtgtattcattaaaaacaaaaaatgatcTGAACAAAGGACGGTATGAGTTATTTGGAAAAGGGTAGTCAAAAAATGACGatgaaaaaattttaaaacaaaaaatcgtAGGATATGATCCTTCCAGTTTGCCACCAACAAATCAAGAATTGTTGCAACAAATTAAACGAACTGTATTTATCTGCAATGTATGGTGTAATGCACACTTGCGGTGCCCCACGGAAAAATTGCCAGAAAATTTTGGATGGACAATAATTGAtgttaaatatcaatattattagtttGATGGTCCCCAAAGTCCATCATTTGAAGAATTACCCTCTGACTTACAAGGTACCCTAATAATACTATTATGATtgatttttcattattatataatttacttaattttttcatgttATTACAGAGTCAGATATCACGAGTGAGGAAAGTGAAACAGATGAAAATGACAGCGATGTTAGTAGCGAAGATTTATCAGATGAATCTGATGAAGATTAACTTTTATGTTCACAAATTTTTGTACCTGgtttactaaaaaataaagttgtttaaattttaaaaagcttttttcACTGTatcttattttacaaataggaaaacgaaaaaattacaattcttGTCGGACTAGTGATACATACCTGTTTTCTTGTAGGACGTTGTTTCACTTGGGCAGAGAACACACTAAcctattatgtaatatttttgtccTACAGTtagtaatgaaaaaaatggtCTTGTGGTATCAACAATTTCTAAGCGTAGGACCAGGATAACGTAccacgcaatttgtaggacaatatgtctgttgaattatataaatattaactaagtgaacaaaaaaaatcagctggttagtaatcatttatgatgacctcgttatcgatacacatTGGAAAGAGGGGACTCTTTGATCAAACCATAggttttgtaggacaaatattttttcgaataatttagataattatcttgagattgaacaaaaataaatcagttagtaataaatatttgagaaccatagAATCGAcatattttatccttgttagctctgttagctaccacaatcgagagttccGTACAGGatattattgggcgtctcatcaaaataaagctactcacggaaaattagcttgatagtaatCACTcccaaaaatgggcgatgtatcccaGACTATATTGATCGTTAAAtcgatttaaattgtatagaaATGGTAGTACGTATTAAAcatatgtaatattaaattgtatacaTTAAAGTTggcttattataataatatatagaaataaGATAATTAGATGAGTCCATGTTATGTAaaacattgttattattaatcagTTTAATTTCTAGTATTGtacctttttttgtaaggaGGTTGAGTGCATGTCGATTATATCacattgttaataaaatatatgtataaattgctgaatgtgttttttattcattaaactagctttccacccgcggccgCGGCCCACGTAGGTCGTCAAGGAAATTCCCATGGAAATGAGATGGAAACCTACGGATTTTTTCCAACCCACGTGTACACCATATCCTTATTTTGAACAACAATATGCCCACAAATGATTAGACTAAAAACCTCTAAAGATTCAATAAGTTAAAtatcacaatatttttttggcTTCCTCCCTTTACTTGTCTCCAAATAGTTATTAGGGCGTTTTGGCCGTAATCAATATAACGCAAACAActatgtttttgtatgtacaaCTATGTCCAAGctccttattattattatgagccGCTTtctttatactttattcaaGGCTTATCATTTCGTTTGaatgaaatgttttacatattatgataaggATGGGTGTACGACCGACGAGCTAAAGTATGATATAGTTTGTCCGGTTACTCATGTGATAGGTATTAGggctaattaattaaattgaattatggTTTTGGACtgtttaacattttatggATAAATTTTAGGTGAAAATAGACTGGaaatttatttcttctttacTCGCGGTCGTATTGTAAATCCACCTGAAaaagtttcatttaaatagGTCCAGCCGTTTAGGAGCAATGCAgtgaaaatacaaattataaagttaGAGGCTTTTTTGATAGTATTTTCAGTCAAACTGCGAAGTTTACAAATGAATCGTCAATTAAAAGTTcctagtacctactaataggtaaataatgaaaaaaggTTTTCTAAGTCAGTTCAAAGGTCGGATTGATGTATTGCACATGTAGGAATTAGGATACAAACTACTTACGTAGtacaataatttgtaattactATATGACgtagattaattattgtagttgtactaaataaagtatttgaaCAACTCTGTGCGTGTTAAAATCCCTACGTATTAACTACGTTTCTGCTGAGCATTGTGTTTTTCCATTGTTAGGTACTGTTAAATTAAACtcaaattttaatagaatgggctttaaaaattcaataaaaacacattgtGTTATAACATTACTTAATACCTAAGTTGTTTGTCCTAAAATCATTTGATTAAAAACTAGAATGGTTTTTGTTTGATTGGGAAACCCCCTAAAGTCGAATACAGCACGTAAAATTGCCAGTACACGAGAGAGAATCTATGTTTGATTTGTAGTTAAGAAAAAACTTGCACTTTTAAATTTCACATGGCAATCTCAAAAATTACAGAACACAATTTTCAAGAGGTACGCTGTGGTCGCGTGTTCGAGGCTATGCGCCAGTGTTGCCTGAAGCATAAACCGGTGTCTCTGGTCTGTGAGGGTTATAGCCTGGAGCCGAGGGTGTTCGCGCCGGTGACAGATCGAGCTGATAGGAGCAGTGAGTGGATTTAATAGATACTTAGATACAAATAGATTTCAAAATTGCAGTCATCAgttcagtaggtaggtatatagatACTAAGGTTCAATAGTTGAATCTAGCAATGACTAAGTCGTGACATACAgacaaagtaaaataaaatattttctctttataaCGGTAGTTATTTAATTCGTATGGAGTACCGATCTTCTATGGATAACTCAAAAAACTATCAAGTTCACCACGAATGCAATATGATATGAGCTAGTGAAGCCTGTAAGTGTTTCAGAAATTTCCTAATCGCCTTAAAAACGAGCTACATTAgatgtatatttgtataatcctGTACAGTGCATACCACTGAACATATATACTCAGGggagataatttatttgttttgttttcaatataattattgttgacGCTTAGTCATGTGCAGGCGAGAAACTGCTTTTTGTTCCAACACTAATACAGATGTAGCTCATGAAcagtgttttataatatattttttgttctgctgattataaattatattgtttcagGTAAATAATATGGAACAGCGTCGTCGGAGCACTCCACTCGGTAAAAGAAGTTGGATATTTAGATATCCTAAAGTTTTTCAATTTACTTTCACTGGAGTCTTTCTTGGCATTTTCTTTTCTAAGCCGTTGTACGATATTTTCTTAAGGGAAAGCGAACCGATAGATACCAGCGAGCCGCCAACAACATACACCCGCAAAcgaaatattgaataatggAAGCGGTGTCTAAGGCAAAGGAACGATTCGCTAAATATCCTTTAATTTACGCGAAATGCTCCAAACAGGGAGCACTCTACGCTCGATGTGTATTACTCAGGGAAGATTCAGTTAAAAAAGACGATTGTGCAAAAGAATTTCAAGAATTCAAAACCTGTCTGCAAAGTGCCGCGAAGAGTTTAAAAACGCGAATATAAAATGAAGCGCGTCTTGAATTTGCCGTTTCATTTTCATGTTACCATCGCGTTTCTAATTCgcattatttttgtgtattacGCCACCTACCACGATCAACATTATGACGTTCCGTACACGGACATAGACTATAGAGTTTTTACAGATGCCGCGAAACACGTTTACAAAGGGGACTCTCCCTACAAACGACACACCTACAGATACAGTCCGATAATTGCGTTCCTTTTGACGCCAAATGTTTTTCTTAACGTTAATTTCGggaagattttattttgtgtttttgatTTACTATGTTCTTACGCCATAAAGAAGCTAATTGAGAGACAATTAGTTGGTAAAATCAATGGTTCTGCTATTGCTACCTATTGTTCTTTAGTTTGGTTATATAATCCGATGAGTATAGCTATTTCAACCAGAGGAAATGCAGATTCAATGccttgttttattataattctttCGCTCTTGTTTTTACAAACTGACGTTGTTGTAGGATACAGGAAATATATTCTTAGTGGGATATTTTTAGGATTGTCCATACATTTACGGTTGTATCCAATTGCGTTCACATTTCCCATGTATTTATCTCTTggatcatataaaataaatcgtaatacTGTAATAAAAGATGGTATTATACAGCTAATAccgaataaaaaacaaattctgTTAGCATTTAGTTGTATAATATCGTTTATTGCTCTCACGGGTGCAATGTATTTGTTATATGGTTACGAATTCTTATTCGAAACGTACATATATCATCTCTTTAGAAAGGACACGCGGCACAACTTTTCAGTTCTATTTTATTACTCTTATTTAACAGGCGGACAATTGTCCATAGATTTAGTTAAAACGTTGACCCAAATTTCAGAGtgtgttattttgtttgtaattagCTTAGCTTTTGGCACAGATAAACAAACACTGCCGTTTGCTTTGTTTTGTCAATCTTTTGTTCTAGTGGCGTATAACAGCGTTATGACgtcacaatattttatatggtttTTGTCTCTTTTACCATTGGTTGTGCACGATTTACGGATGAAACCAAAAGCAGCGCTTTTTTTAGCAATCCTATGGGTGCTTCCACAAGCAAAGTGgttatattatgcatatttACTCGAGTTTAAAAgccaagaaatattattttacatatggACAAGTGGCATTTTCTTTTTCGCTGAAAATATCTATGTTTTGAGTAAACTTGTCAAGAgttataggtctaccagaatctgatggcatatttataattaagaaataaaagattttcatatggcaattttatttgacaactatcaaattggttgtcaaattatttgtcttctttggaattaatgaataatttttaggattttgtctaaaaaatcttcgaaaatgtcgaaaaagccgctgcgatcacaagcaagagatgttatttataatgtgtatggaaaaacattcgatgaagaagggtcaaacacatcacaattttcaattttgaatattttattagtaaattggacttacccgttttgatacttaaaattaaaaatattataagtaggtaactataatattgtttgttgattacaacataattttatgaaaacttattacaagagtttccaatacggctattcgtcaagtccaagctgtccaagtcaatttgatATTGTGTTTATCTgataatacttacgaaaataaacatagtttttatttagtttataaaaaaattattaccatTAAGtatctagttttgatctgcattatcattacatccatatttttacatgacataatgataatgaatatacaaatacaggtatgtgtaaataatatgtattacatagataaaagtaatatgtattttatacatgtaagtatgtacctacataatattaagtggatatctcattattaagtacagtattgtgcacttatgtaatgtgactaatgatgttgaggacaaaataaaaaataagcagtatcaagatcgttcagtccattttccctagggttgcacactcaaaattttgatttccctaattgccatcagattctggtttacctatatagCCCTAGTTATGGTTTCGGCCAGATCAGTGAtagtgaaattaaaaataagtagtGTACATAAGGTTGTAGATATTAGATacttttgaaatgaaataaaaataaaaaaacatgttcctttttgttttatttactaacTAACAATGagactaaaataaaaacaaatgcaTTCAAACTGCAAACAATTTCAAGAAGTGatcacataaataaattagagcAAGCTCTTTTGGTGTATATTTGCGCACATAAATGCCatgaaacaatattttgtactCTCACTAAGTTTGGATACCAACTAAAcccaataatttaatttttctataattgTAGTAAATTGAAACCACCTGTATCAGACAAttctgtaaaaaattataaattattctgtTTCAACAAACATGTATACTGACTTTATtgcaatacaaaaaatatcagcaTTTCCCAAAAAACACTCAACCCTTTCATTATGGCAACACTAAACTAACTGTCATCCAGCAAATGTCAAAGTTATTGTCTATGGTAACAATTTACTGCAATGTTCACTACTATTTCTTTTCCTGGAGGTTGATTTTCGTCAAATCTTCAGATTCGCCCTGCGACATGCTGGACAGCTTCTTGCCAATGCGTTCATGTACATCTAGATATTTGGCGACGCAACGATCTAGACAAACTGATTCGCCTTTGCctgaaatattaaacatatatGCTATAGATGATATACATGGTccaaattttaacatttttactaTTCCATTAACAGGAGgaactttattatttcttttttattatttttttattacacttttttattattaggttTGGAAAAATATACTGtctcatataattattatgctttaGCTTAATAGCTATTATGGGCAACAATGCCCTTTAGTTACAAAAGTATTATAgtgaaaaataagttttatattatttcaagtaggtatgtttatattttattttcaatagaaaaaaatttatagttGTCTGTaagatttaaatgaaattgtttaaaatatgatcAGTTATTATCTAAGATCTCATCATTGAACTTTTATAGGTTCTTACTACCCTAGGAAGTTTGAGAAACTAATATTATGCCTACTATTAATACTATCTTACCTAATTCAGGTTCAAAATACTTCACAGGTATGCATTTGCGGTGGCAAGCCCCGACAAGACGGTTGTACATATCGGACATCATTTCAATCTCCAATTCCTGCACTAACTGCAGTTTTGCAGGGTCTAGCAGAGGTGCGGCCATTTTGATGAATGTATTAAGAAGTTACCTTAGAAATTACCTGTAGAATATAAGTTATATAAGGCTATATATGTCTCAAGTTATGATAATTTCTATAGTATCCATATAAGAATTCAATTTAATAggaagtaaacaaaaatatttaatggatGTGTTAggaatcaataaaatttaaaatcaaatagaattatttatcTGGTTGATATTGAAAGAATAGAAAACTACATTGTTTACTACAACTACAACTACAAGTTTCATTTCatatcatttcatttcattgaacaattttttattgaaaatattatgtaaaatgcaCTAACGACGTCGCATTGACTTACTTTTTACAATTTGCGATATACGTCTGGATATTCTCCTTCGTTAGATTTTTTCATGCGTTCACGAGATTTCATATTCTCCAAACGCTTGTCATTAATAGAGCTTTTGGCTAACACGAATAATGACAAACTGAAGGCTGTAATTCCAACcctaaaaaagtaatttacagtcataaaaactatagaatttttaatgtttcgtaagtttaaaacataacctataatttttttacaattacggtaaaataaagaatagtGTATATCTCACCACACACAAAAAGGACAAATTTATGGGAATGATTACTGTAATTATTGTGCAAATAATTACCAAGAAAGTgttatttttccaaattttcCAAGCGACATACTATTTTAAACCAAATGACACTTGacaatactgttaaaaattgCCATATTTATgacaaattttaaatctaaaaattacgtaattcattaattgattatttattgtactagctttataaaataatatacttatagtagagccattttaataggcaacatttgacagttcaacaaagttcaacaacgtaacctagtaacgacgacatagaataacatgatatttcgttttgttagaactgcacatttgcttaacttttttcaattacgattacatatttataataataatgaccgatacaagtaattttaagatttcattttactgataaaccatcctaaacataataaacaatttctgaattgaagaactgacgtcgctacaattttgtgtcaataaacattttttctttttaaatactagagacgttactctaaaaatcgaaatctgacatctagaatcgaatgcattgattacttgtgaataaaaatcatcataaattaataaattcgattgacaaatgtttcaaatccgtatcgattaatacactttaatcgatgtttttaagcaggttacctctcttcgaagataaaattgatagacgtcaaatgttgcctattaaattggctcgactatagtaaatgtttttttaaggCGAGTATGTAGCAACATAACCACAAACATAACAATATCATCTTCAAATGAAAACTTTATTCGTGgaaataggaaaaaaaatgttctacaCAGATAAATCATATACATAGAACTCTGTGAAATAGAAAGCATAAAcaattaggttttttttttcacaaaattgACATTGACAATAGAAAAGAATGAACAAGCCTGCTGCCTGAAGCCACAACAgtcaaaacatattttaacatatcgTGTACAACAAACGAACCTAAAAGTctatatacctaatttataatacttaattaaatacgtaaacaatatttattctaaCATTAAATATGCCGAAAGCAACTAAATTGCATAGCACGGGTAAGCCAAAAAGAATACAAAAATCTACCAAAAATGATGATCAAACATCCCCTGAGGAATCAACGAGGGAATTTCAATTGCAATTGCTGTGGTGCATTCAGCAATTAGAAAGATCTTTAGCAGATAAGAAAGgcaatgaaaaacaatgtaagtatgacatgtttgttttgttaattaaaaattttttggaAAGTCAATTTCTTcatacacaaaatataaaagtttcatatgttttataattataattactactaattgagatttttttgCAGTACAAGAAATATGGAAAGTGCTCACAgtcttgaaaaataataatcaatcaataatTAGAAAAAGACAGCTAATGAGGACACATTTAGGTGATTATAGAGCAAAAATGGCCGCAGAAGAAAAGAAGTTGGTCAAAAGTATGTAAGGATCTGTATAAACacttttttactatatttataagtttagTATTAATTCTCTAGATAatataagatgttattttatacacatatattatgttatgaatatttaaaaactcagccccggaaccacagacacaatagaaaatctattgtgtctgggacggatcgggccgcttggggctcaatgggttaattaactttatttcatAATGATTACATGAGCAATAGGTTTACCAGCTTTCAGTGTTGTAAAGTAAAgcattatgtatttttttacgttGCAAACAACATTTGtctttcgtatttatttatgttttttttttaaataaatagcttCCAGCTACCTCATGTACCAAATAATCTCTTTGAAAATCAGTTAACTGTCTGAATATGtgtaaaactttataaaaaatatacacatattAATGAACATTCATTGTTTTCAGTGACAAGCAAGATAAAAATTGCAGATAGTCCATCGCAACCGAAGGCAACATTTATACGAAAGTCTGCATTTCTATCGACTggagaaaatgcatttaaattcaatttcaatGTTCCTCAAGAGCCTGAAACTAAGGAAGAAACAGAAGATAGCAAAACtgattcattaaataaattaaataatactgaAAAAACTCCAGATGAAAACAAAACtccaaatgaaaataaagaagaaaacaaaaataaatgcaaatttaCAATGTCAGGCTCTggatttaagtttaattttaatgtagatagtaattaatttagataatcttgtaaataaagatgataattatttagtacaaGTAAACTGCCAGTTAATTGTATCCATTTGTAGATTGCTTTCTCTTACAACATTGCTTATAGCTGCAAAGTTTGACAAGCATGCATGACAAAGTTGTAGTTTTATGTATGCAAATCTTTGTTTTTGCAAACTTGTAAGGGCGGCCGTATACGGACTgtttcaagcagttgagaccgacggcttgaagccgcgaccgcgcggtgaactatagacattcattcactccgtacacggactgctcgagcagtcactACCACTTCAAGCCATCAACAGCGGGGTTCGAACAAcgaccgaccgctcgagcagtccgtgtatgtcgc encodes:
- the LOC123703658 gene encoding mitochondrial import inner membrane translocase subunit Tim10, with amino-acid sequence MAAPLLDPAKLQLVQELEIEMMSDMYNRLVGACHRKCIPVKYFEPELGKGESVCLDRCVAKYLDVHERIGKKLSSMSQGESEDLTKINLQEKK
- the LOC123703753 gene encoding UPF0488 protein CG14286 isoform X2, whose product is MPKATKLHSTGKPKRIQKSTKNDDQTSPEESTREFQLQLLWCIQQLERSLADKKGNEKQLQEIWKVLTVLKNNNQSIIRKRQLMRTHLGDYRAKMAAEEKKLVKSIDKQDKNCR
- the LOC123703753 gene encoding UPF0488 protein CG14286 isoform X1, translating into MPKATKLHSTGKPKRIQKSTKNDDQTSPEESTREFQLQLLWCIQQLERSLADKKGNEKQLQEIWKVLTVLKNNNQSIIRKRQLMRTHLGDYRAKMAAEEKKLVKMTSKIKIADSPSQPKATFIRKSAFLSTGENAFKFNFNVPQEPETKEETEDSKTDSLNKLNNTEKTPDENKTPNENKEENKNKCKFTMSGSGFKFNFNVDSN
- the LOC123703657 gene encoding GPI mannosyltransferase 1, encoding MKRVLNLPFHFHVTIAFLIRIIFVYYATYHDQHYDVPYTDIDYRVFTDAAKHVYKGDSPYKRHTYRYSPIIAFLLTPNVFLNVNFGKILFCVFDLLCSYAIKKLIERQLVGKINGSAIATYCSLVWLYNPMSIAISTRGNADSMPCFIIILSLLFLQTDVVVGYRKYILSGIFLGLSIHLRLYPIAFTFPMYLSLGSYKINRNTVIKDGIIQLIPNKKQILLAFSCIISFIALTGAMYLLYGYEFLFETYIYHLFRKDTRHNFSVLFYYSYLTGGQLSIDLVKTLTQISECVILFVISLAFGTDKQTLPFALFCQSFVLVAYNSVMTSQYFIWFLSLLPLVVHDLRMKPKAALFLAILWVLPQAKWLYYAYLLEFKSQEILFYIWTSGIFFFAENIYVLSKLVKSYSPSYGFGQISDSEIKNK